A part of Amycolatopsis lurida genomic DNA contains:
- the helR gene encoding RNA polymerase recycling motor ATPase HelR: MSNQGYDEELRSERQYVASLYRRLDAERARVQEAYAGALRGEGFALSDREVSVGAKAREMARLKIADEGLCFGRLDALSGERSYVGRIGLFDEENDYEPLVLDWRAPASRAFYCATGASPEGMARRRQFRTLGRDVLDFTDEVFGRPESAGERGDAALLAAVNAPRGEGMRDIVATIQAEQDEIIRLDHPGVVVVEGGPGTGKTAVALHRVAYLLYTKRDRMERRGVLVVGPSSGFLDHIGRVLPSLGETSAVFATPGDLVAGLRTEREDPPPVQRLKGSLAILDVLAAAVADRQELPAEAEPIELDDVTVPLDAEVAAAAREAARECGLLHNEAKAVFEREVIAALATRAVDRLGAGWLPSDDEHTRPELLKNARRDLEASEELRVVLDRLWPSLTPQRLLAGLYASPERLRAAGADPALFREDADAWTVSDVPLLDEAVELLGVDRTAERRAEERRRLARKEYAERVLEIVEVEEDHDDYEFALRPTDVLMAEELADRFAERDERDLAERAAADREWTYGHVVVDEAQELSEMDWRVLMRRCPSRSFTVVGDLAQRRSPSGARSWDSMLSRYVADRWVYRKLTVNYRTPSEIMAVAASLLASFAPDAVPPESVRSCGVRPWARRASEMDIGDAVAEFTRAESGREGTSVVIGPPGVPGAIAPSATKGLEYDAVLVVEPERILAEGPSGEAELYVALTRATQRLGVVYSGTLPKVLRGLDSGRRTPDAFLRCV; encoded by the coding sequence TTGTCAAATCAGGGGTACGACGAGGAATTGCGATCCGAACGGCAGTACGTCGCGTCGCTCTACCGGCGGCTGGACGCCGAACGCGCGCGGGTGCAGGAGGCATATGCCGGTGCACTGCGGGGAGAAGGCTTCGCGCTCTCCGACCGCGAGGTGTCGGTCGGCGCCAAGGCACGCGAGATGGCGAGGCTGAAGATCGCCGACGAGGGTCTTTGTTTCGGCCGGTTGGACGCCCTTTCGGGAGAACGGTCGTACGTCGGCCGGATCGGTCTTTTCGACGAAGAGAACGACTACGAACCCTTGGTGCTCGATTGGCGGGCGCCGGCGTCGCGCGCGTTCTATTGCGCGACGGGCGCGTCCCCGGAAGGAATGGCGCGCCGCCGTCAATTCCGCACTCTCGGCCGCGACGTCCTCGACTTCACCGACGAGGTCTTCGGCCGTCCGGAATCGGCGGGGGAACGCGGCGACGCCGCGCTGCTCGCCGCGGTCAACGCGCCGCGCGGCGAGGGCATGCGGGACATCGTCGCCACGATCCAGGCGGAGCAGGACGAGATCATCCGGCTGGACCACCCGGGTGTCGTCGTCGTGGAAGGCGGTCCGGGCACGGGGAAGACGGCGGTGGCGCTGCACCGGGTGGCGTACCTGCTGTACACGAAACGGGACCGCATGGAACGGCGCGGGGTGCTCGTGGTCGGGCCCAGCAGCGGTTTCCTCGACCACATCGGCCGTGTGCTGCCGTCGCTCGGCGAGACCAGCGCCGTCTTCGCGACGCCCGGTGACCTCGTCGCCGGTCTGCGCACCGAACGTGAGGATCCGCCGCCGGTGCAGCGGCTGAAGGGTTCGCTGGCGATCCTGGACGTGCTCGCGGCGGCGGTGGCGGACCGGCAGGAGCTCCCCGCCGAGGCGGAGCCGATCGAACTCGACGACGTCACCGTGCCGCTGGACGCCGAGGTCGCGGCCGCCGCGCGCGAGGCCGCCAGGGAATGCGGCCTGCTGCACAACGAGGCGAAGGCCGTCTTCGAACGGGAGGTGATCGCCGCGCTCGCCACACGCGCGGTCGACCGGCTCGGCGCGGGCTGGCTGCCGTCCGACGACGAGCACACGCGCCCGGAGCTGCTGAAGAACGCCCGGCGCGACCTGGAAGCCAGCGAGGAGCTCCGGGTGGTTCTCGATCGCCTCTGGCCGTCGCTGACGCCGCAGCGGCTGCTCGCCGGCCTCTACGCCTCGCCGGAGCGCCTGCGGGCGGCCGGGGCCGATCCGGCGCTGTTCCGTGAGGACGCGGACGCGTGGACGGTGTCCGACGTGCCGTTGCTGGACGAAGCCGTCGAACTCCTCGGCGTCGACCGCACCGCGGAACGCCGGGCGGAGGAACGGCGGCGGCTGGCACGGAAGGAGTACGCCGAGCGGGTGCTGGAAATCGTCGAGGTGGAAGAGGACCACGACGACTACGAGTTCGCGCTCCGGCCGACGGACGTGCTGATGGCGGAGGAGCTGGCGGACCGGTTCGCCGAGCGCGACGAGCGGGATCTGGCCGAGCGCGCCGCCGCCGACCGGGAATGGACGTACGGCCACGTCGTGGTCGACGAAGCACAGGAACTGTCCGAAATGGACTGGCGGGTGCTGATGCGGCGCTGCCCCAGCCGGTCGTTCACCGTCGTCGGGGATCTCGCGCAACGGCGGTCGCCGTCGGGCGCGCGGTCGTGGGACTCGATGCTCTCCCGGTACGTCGCCGATCGCTGGGTTTACCGGAAGCTGACGGTCAACTACCGGACACCCTCGGAGATCATGGCGGTGGCGGCTTCGCTGCTGGCGAGTTTCGCGCCGGACGCCGTCCCGCCGGAGTCGGTGCGTTCGTGCGGGGTGCGCCCGTGGGCGCGCCGAGCGTCCGAAATGGACATCGGAGACGCCGTCGCCGAGTTCACCCGTGCGGAATCGGGTCGCGAGGGGACGTCGGTCGTCATCGGCCCGCCGGGAGTGCCCGGCGCGATCGCGCCCTCCGCGACCAAGGGGCTGGAGTACGACGCCGTCCTCGTGGTGGAGCCGGAGCGGATCCTCGCGGAAGGCCCGAGCGGCGAGGCGGAGCTGTACGTCGCGCTGACGCGGGCGACGCAGCGGCTCGGGGTCGTGTACAGCGGGACGCTGCCGAAAGTCCTCCGCGGTCTTGATTCCGGGCGGCGGACTCCCGACGCGTTCCTGCGCTGCGTCTAG
- the lysA gene encoding diaminopimelate decarboxylase: MTLTELLPSLGCEAADHLEPGVWPRSTRLGPGGELLFAGAPVSHLAARFGTPAYLLDEDEVRQNARAYRKALPDAEVAYASKALCTRAVLRWVAEEGLSLDTCSAGEIAVARSVGFPAERILLHGNAKTPEDLKAALSYGVRRIVVDSLDEIEQLGALATGAQQVLIRVTPDVAAGTHAAITTGTEGQKFGFSLREGVRDNLGRAVSAVLAQPGLRLAGLHCHIGSQVSRVDFYELAARKMIGVLVALRESHGITLRELDLGGGHAVRYLPGDPGFDIDGYVRRLRVALAYECTSHGFPLPKLTIEPGRAIVGPAGITVYRVCAVKRGSRTFVAVDGGMSDNARPALYGAAYTARLIGRRSRAARRPMTVVGRHCESGDVLADGLSLPDDVHPGDLLAVPCTGAYHHSLASNYNLVGRPPVVGVSRGTATLLVRRETEEDLLKRDLG; the protein is encoded by the coding sequence GTGACGCTCACCGAGCTCCTGCCCAGCCTCGGCTGCGAGGCCGCCGACCACCTCGAACCCGGGGTCTGGCCACGGAGCACCCGGCTCGGGCCCGGCGGGGAACTGCTGTTCGCCGGCGCGCCGGTGTCCCACCTCGCCGCGAGGTTCGGGACACCGGCGTACCTGCTCGATGAGGACGAAGTCCGGCAGAACGCCCGCGCGTACCGGAAAGCGCTGCCGGACGCCGAGGTGGCGTACGCGAGCAAGGCGCTGTGCACCCGCGCGGTCCTGCGCTGGGTGGCCGAAGAAGGGCTTTCCCTCGACACCTGCTCGGCGGGCGAGATCGCGGTCGCGCGGTCGGTCGGCTTCCCCGCCGAGCGGATCCTGCTGCACGGCAACGCGAAAACCCCCGAAGACCTCAAGGCGGCGCTGTCCTACGGTGTCCGCCGGATCGTGGTGGATTCGCTCGACGAGATCGAGCAGCTCGGCGCGCTGGCCACCGGCGCGCAGCAGGTGCTGATCCGGGTGACACCCGACGTCGCGGCGGGCACGCACGCGGCGATCACCACCGGCACCGAAGGGCAGAAGTTCGGCTTCTCGTTGCGCGAAGGGGTGCGCGACAACCTCGGCCGGGCCGTCTCCGCCGTGCTCGCGCAGCCCGGGCTCCGCCTGGCGGGGCTGCACTGCCACATCGGCTCGCAGGTGTCCCGGGTGGACTTCTACGAACTCGCCGCCCGCAAGATGATCGGGGTGCTCGTCGCACTTCGCGAAAGCCACGGCATCACCCTGCGCGAACTGGATCTCGGCGGCGGGCACGCCGTGCGTTACCTGCCCGGCGACCCGGGTTTCGACATCGACGGCTATGTGCGCCGTCTGCGGGTCGCGCTCGCTTACGAATGCACCTCGCACGGCTTCCCCCTGCCGAAACTGACGATCGAACCCGGCCGCGCGATCGTCGGCCCGGCGGGCATCACCGTGTACCGGGTCTGCGCGGTGAAACGCGGTTCGCGCACTTTCGTCGCCGTCGACGGCGGGATGAGCGACAACGCGCGGCCCGCGCTCTACGGGGCGGCGTACACCGCTCGCCTGATCGGCAGGCGCAGCCGCGCGGCCAGGCGGCCGATGACGGTGGTCGGGCGGCACTGCGAATCGGGTGACGTCCTCGCGGACGGGCTCTCGCTCCCCGACGACGTCCACCCCGGCGATCTGCTCGCCGTCCCGTGCACCGGGGCATACCACCACTCGCTCGCGTCGAATTACAACCTCGTCGGGAGGCCGCCGGTGGTCGGCGTTTCCCGAGGTACGGCGACGCTGCTCGTCCGCCGCGAAACCGAGGAAGACCTGCTCAAACGCGATCTCGGCTGA
- a CDS encoding RGCVC family protein yields MTSVRSLGDVAEPAADDRCPSCPHPMSAHDAIARRFCTATAAGGFSRGCTCATKPETTE; encoded by the coding sequence ATGACCTCCGTCCGCTCCCTCGGCGACGTCGCCGAGCCAGCCGCCGACGACCGGTGCCCGAGCTGCCCGCATCCGATGTCCGCGCACGACGCGATCGCCCGCCGCTTCTGCACCGCGACCGCGGCCGGCGGCTTCAGCCGCGGCTGCACCTGTGCCACGAAACCCGAAACAACCGAATAG
- a CDS encoding DUF6307 family protein, protein MNADTVPVSRYEIRVDTVKKIVTEHTDLGNEAAFALAVHMVRALDTVPEPVR, encoded by the coding sequence ATGAACGCCGACACCGTCCCCGTCTCCCGGTACGAAATCCGGGTCGACACCGTGAAGAAGATCGTCACCGAGCACACCGACCTCGGCAACGAGGCGGCGTTCGCGCTGGCCGTGCACATGGTGCGCGCGCTCGACACCGTCCCGGAGCCCGTCCGCTGA
- a CDS encoding Lrp/AsnC family transcriptional regulator, whose translation MGDEPRAQMEQRTPRGLDNTDRTLIALLQVDGRASFTALAKAVGLSEGAVRQRVQRLLRDETMQIVAVTDPANVGLGRQAMVGIRVHGDPRAVSDQLSGLPDVHYVVLTAGGYDLLAEVACRDDEHLLSVLNDDIRPIPGVVSTETLVYLKLAKQTYAWGNLTR comes from the coding sequence ATGGGTGACGAACCACGCGCGCAGATGGAGCAGCGCACACCTAGAGGTTTGGACAATACCGATCGCACTCTGATCGCTCTACTGCAAGTCGACGGGCGGGCCTCGTTCACGGCCTTGGCCAAGGCCGTCGGCCTGTCGGAGGGTGCCGTGCGGCAGCGGGTACAGCGGCTGCTGCGGGACGAGACGATGCAGATCGTCGCGGTCACGGATCCGGCGAACGTCGGGCTCGGCCGTCAGGCGATGGTCGGGATCAGGGTCCACGGCGATCCGCGGGCGGTCTCCGACCAGCTCTCGGGTTTGCCGGACGTCCACTACGTCGTGCTGACCGCAGGAGGCTACGACCTGCTCGCCGAGGTCGCCTGCCGGGACGACGAACACCTCTTGAGTGTGCTGAACGACGACATCCGGCCCATCCCGGGTGTCGTCAGCACCGAAACCCTGGTCTACCTGAAACTCGCGAAACAGACGTACGCCTGGGGCAACCTCACGCGGTAG